A genomic window from Promicromonospora sukumoe includes:
- the mscL gene encoding large conductance mechanosensitive channel protein MscL produces MRNLLNGFKEFITRGNVLDLAVAVVIGAAFSGVISGLVDGFIMPFIGWLFGAPDFTEIAFYVPNWQGEETKFQIGLFIQGLIMFLLIASAIYFFVIIPVKKLSELRKKPVEEEVVEEALDEQTVLLTEIRDLLRVQAGVQSSPASDARPN; encoded by the coding sequence ATGCGTAACCTGCTCAACGGCTTCAAGGAATTCATCACCCGCGGCAACGTGCTCGACCTCGCGGTCGCCGTCGTCATCGGCGCGGCTTTCTCCGGAGTCATCAGCGGCCTCGTCGACGGCTTCATCATGCCGTTCATCGGGTGGCTCTTCGGCGCCCCCGACTTCACCGAGATCGCGTTCTACGTCCCGAACTGGCAGGGCGAGGAGACCAAGTTCCAGATCGGCCTGTTCATCCAGGGCCTGATCATGTTCCTGCTGATCGCGTCGGCGATCTACTTCTTCGTGATCATCCCGGTCAAGAAGCTGAGCGAGCTGCGCAAGAAGCCCGTCGAGGAAGAGGTCGTCGAGGAGGCCCTCGACGAGCAGACCGTTCTCCTCACCGAGATCCGCGACCTGCTCCGGGTCCAGGCCGGCGTGCAGTCGAGCCCGGCGTCGGACGCACGACCCAACTGA
- a CDS encoding penicillin acylase family protein encodes MVGTTIVVVLALVAVTTFGWLTGRRPLPEYSGEVQVEGLSSDVRVSRDAQGVPQIYADNAEDLFRAQGYVHAQDRFFEMDYRRHVTAGRLAELVGNNEDAIQADMVTRTFGWRHVAEEEFNILDDTTRQYLQAYADGVNAYLADRSPGETAVEYTVLDVSVEVNEPEPWDPIDSLAWLKAMAWDLRGNYDEELDRALAYSTLGDASRVAELFPAYSGTGNAPILDPAEAGAQANAPAGAGTASATKEVYQSAGLADALESAQKALDAVPVQIARGEGTGSNSWVVSGQYTESGKPLLANDPHLDLAAPGIWAQVGLHCNQVGPECPFDVSGFSFSGFPGVIIGHNADISWGLTNMGADVTDFFIERVRNDTYLRGADKWVPMEKETEVIRVDGGSPIDLEVRRTVHGPIVSTVMDEAQMDAVAGSPTETGTELGQYEISLQWTALEPGHTADAVFDMNKAKTPADMKAAAAKFEVPAQNIVYATTDGHIGYQAPGKIPVRAVVPGAVESDGTWPRPGWDPRYDWTGYVDPAQMPGVVDPKEGFIVAANQAVLPGDNGPFISRDWDYGYRSERIRTLISDRIAEGRKLTAADMSEFQMDQWSVFADTLVPVLLEVDLPAGYDSDGQALLADWDKSMDADSAAAAYFAAVWRNLLRTTFNDELPESMWPDGGSRWLAVIQGMLDDPNDAFWDDQSTVAVVESRDQVLTQALVSARQDLTVELGKDTSDWQWGTLHQLRLRHLVLGGPGIPAPIATYMNPAPVKVGGGSSIVNATSWDAASGSFEVTAGPSMRMVVDLADLDASTWVVVTGASAHPASPHYDDQLSAWAAGETFPWPFSPEAVEGASEDEQTLTP; translated from the coding sequence CTGGTCGGTACGACCATCGTCGTCGTACTGGCGCTGGTCGCCGTGACGACCTTCGGCTGGCTCACCGGGCGCCGTCCGCTCCCGGAGTACTCGGGGGAGGTGCAGGTCGAGGGGCTGAGCTCGGACGTCCGCGTGAGTCGCGACGCCCAGGGCGTGCCGCAGATCTACGCGGACAACGCCGAGGACCTGTTCCGCGCCCAGGGCTACGTGCACGCGCAGGACCGCTTCTTCGAGATGGACTACCGCCGTCACGTGACCGCGGGCCGGCTGGCCGAGCTCGTCGGCAACAACGAGGACGCGATCCAGGCCGACATGGTCACGCGCACCTTCGGCTGGCGGCACGTCGCGGAGGAGGAGTTCAACATCCTCGACGACACGACCCGCCAGTACCTCCAGGCCTACGCGGACGGCGTGAACGCCTACCTCGCGGACCGCAGCCCCGGCGAGACGGCCGTGGAGTACACGGTGCTCGACGTCAGCGTCGAGGTGAACGAGCCCGAGCCGTGGGACCCGATCGACTCGCTCGCCTGGCTCAAGGCCATGGCCTGGGACCTGCGCGGCAACTACGACGAGGAGCTCGACCGCGCCCTGGCGTACAGCACCCTCGGCGACGCGTCGCGCGTGGCGGAGCTGTTCCCGGCGTACTCCGGCACCGGCAACGCGCCGATCCTCGACCCCGCCGAGGCGGGCGCGCAGGCGAACGCCCCGGCCGGCGCCGGGACGGCGTCCGCCACCAAGGAGGTGTACCAGAGTGCCGGCCTGGCCGACGCCCTGGAGTCCGCGCAGAAGGCGCTCGACGCCGTGCCGGTGCAGATCGCGCGCGGTGAGGGCACCGGCTCGAACTCGTGGGTGGTGTCGGGGCAGTACACGGAGTCGGGCAAGCCGCTGCTGGCCAACGACCCGCACCTCGACCTCGCCGCCCCGGGCATCTGGGCGCAGGTCGGCCTGCACTGCAACCAGGTGGGCCCGGAGTGCCCGTTCGACGTGTCGGGCTTCTCCTTCTCCGGCTTCCCGGGCGTGATCATCGGCCACAACGCCGACATCTCCTGGGGCCTGACCAACATGGGCGCCGACGTCACCGACTTCTTCATCGAGCGCGTCCGCAACGACACGTACCTGCGTGGCGCGGACAAGTGGGTCCCGATGGAGAAGGAGACCGAGGTGATCCGGGTCGACGGCGGCAGCCCCATCGACCTGGAGGTCCGGCGCACCGTGCACGGTCCGATCGTGTCGACCGTCATGGACGAGGCGCAGATGGACGCCGTGGCCGGCTCGCCCACCGAGACCGGCACCGAGCTGGGCCAGTACGAGATCTCGCTGCAGTGGACGGCGCTCGAGCCGGGCCACACCGCCGACGCCGTGTTCGACATGAACAAGGCGAAGACCCCCGCGGACATGAAGGCGGCGGCCGCCAAGTTCGAGGTCCCGGCGCAGAACATCGTGTACGCGACGACGGACGGGCACATCGGCTACCAGGCGCCGGGCAAGATCCCGGTGCGCGCGGTCGTGCCCGGCGCCGTCGAGTCGGACGGCACCTGGCCGCGGCCCGGCTGGGACCCCCGGTACGACTGGACCGGCTACGTGGACCCGGCGCAGATGCCGGGCGTCGTGGACCCGAAGGAGGGCTTCATCGTCGCGGCGAACCAGGCCGTGCTGCCGGGCGACAACGGGCCGTTCATCAGCCGCGACTGGGACTACGGGTACCGCTCCGAGCGCATCCGCACCCTGATCTCGGACCGGATCGCGGAGGGCCGCAAGCTCACGGCCGCCGACATGTCCGAGTTCCAGATGGACCAGTGGAGCGTGTTCGCGGACACCCTGGTGCCCGTGCTGCTCGAGGTGGACCTCCCCGCCGGCTACGACTCGGACGGCCAGGCGCTCCTGGCCGACTGGGACAAGTCGATGGACGCCGACTCCGCCGCCGCGGCCTACTTCGCGGCCGTGTGGCGCAACCTGCTGCGCACCACGTTCAACGACGAGCTCCCGGAGTCCATGTGGCCCGACGGCGGCAGCCGCTGGCTCGCCGTCATCCAGGGCATGCTCGACGACCCGAACGACGCCTTCTGGGACGACCAGTCCACGGTGGCCGTCGTCGAGAGCCGTGACCAGGTCCTCACGCAGGCGCTGGTCAGCGCCCGCCAGGACCTCACGGTCGAGCTCGGCAAGGACACCAGCGACTGGCAGTGGGGCACGCTGCACCAGCTCCGGCTGCGGCACCTCGTGCTCGGCGGCCCCGGAATCCCGGCGCCGATCGCGACCTACATGAACCCGGCGCCGGTCAAGGTGGGCGGCGGCTCGTCGATCGTGAACGCCACCTCGTGGGACGCGGCCAGCGGCAGCTTCGAGGTGACCGCCGGCCCGTCGATGCGCATGGTCGTGGACCTCGCGGACCTGGACGCCTCCACCTGGGTGGTCGTGACCGGCGCGTCCGCGCACCCGGCGTCACCGCACTACGACGACCAGCTCAGCGCCTGGGCGGCAGGGGAGACCTTCCCGTGGCCGTTCAGCCCCGAGGCCGTCGAGGGCGCGTCGGAGGACGAGCAGACCCTGACGCCGTAG
- a CDS encoding MFS transporter: protein MSALVEAVFPRRLGRPFRWLVAGSWTSNIGDGIALAAGPLLVASQTDSAFLVALAAMLQRLPWLMFGLWAGALADRLDRRLVVIVANAIRAVVIAVLCVFIGTGTVSISMVLAAMFLYGTAEVFADTTQQTLLPTLVAPADLGAGNQRMQAGFLAANQLVGPPVGAFLFAAGMVWPFVIQVVCVALAIVLVSRITAPPGTSFVTVRDADSHVRKDIAEGLRWVWHHPPVRTLCIVILVFNVTWAAPWGVLVKYSLDHLHMSEVGYGLLTTASAVGGIVGILVYGWLERHVNLATLIRVCLTLEVLTHAAFALTTTGWVAILIMFEFGVYAFVWGTLSTTVRQRAVPKAFQGRVASINMICVFGGLVVGQGIGGVIAEHWGLVAPWWFACAGAGITLVLVWRSLGHIAHARATD, encoded by the coding sequence GTGAGCGCACTCGTCGAGGCAGTCTTCCCGCGCCGGCTCGGCCGGCCGTTCCGCTGGCTCGTCGCGGGGTCCTGGACGAGCAACATCGGCGACGGGATCGCGCTCGCCGCAGGCCCCCTGCTCGTCGCGTCGCAGACCGACAGCGCGTTCCTCGTCGCCCTCGCCGCGATGCTCCAGCGGCTGCCGTGGCTGATGTTCGGACTCTGGGCCGGAGCGCTTGCCGACCGGCTGGACCGGCGCCTCGTCGTCATCGTCGCCAACGCGATCCGGGCCGTGGTCATCGCCGTCCTGTGCGTCTTCATCGGGACCGGCACGGTCAGCATCTCCATGGTGCTCGCCGCGATGTTCCTCTACGGCACCGCCGAGGTCTTCGCCGACACCACCCAGCAGACCCTCCTGCCCACGCTCGTGGCCCCCGCCGACCTCGGCGCCGGCAACCAGCGCATGCAGGCCGGGTTCCTCGCGGCGAACCAGCTCGTCGGCCCGCCGGTCGGCGCGTTCCTCTTCGCCGCCGGCATGGTGTGGCCGTTCGTGATCCAGGTGGTCTGCGTGGCGCTGGCGATCGTGCTCGTCTCGCGCATCACCGCCCCGCCCGGCACCTCGTTCGTCACCGTGCGCGACGCCGACTCCCACGTCCGCAAGGACATCGCCGAGGGCCTGCGCTGGGTGTGGCACCACCCGCCCGTGCGCACGCTCTGCATCGTCATCCTGGTCTTCAACGTGACCTGGGCCGCGCCGTGGGGCGTGCTCGTCAAGTACTCCCTGGACCACCTGCACATGAGCGAGGTCGGCTACGGCCTGCTCACCACGGCGAGCGCGGTGGGCGGCATCGTCGGCATCCTGGTCTACGGGTGGCTGGAACGACACGTGAACCTGGCGACGCTGATCCGCGTCTGCCTCACCCTCGAGGTGCTCACGCACGCGGCGTTCGCGCTGACGACGACCGGCTGGGTCGCGATCCTCATCATGTTCGAGTTCGGCGTCTACGCGTTCGTCTGGGGCACCCTGTCGACGACGGTGCGGCAGCGCGCGGTGCCCAAGGCGTTCCAGGGCCGGGTCGCTTCGATCAACATGATCTGCGTGTTCGGCGGGCTCGTCGTCGGGCAGGGAATCGGCGGTGTGATCGCCGAGCACTGGGGCCTCGTGGCGCCGTGGTGGTTCGCGTGCGCCGGTGCGGGCATCACGCTGGTGCTGGTCTGGCGCTCCCTGGGCCACATCGCCCACGCCCGCGCGACGGACTAG
- a CDS encoding ABC transporter ATP-binding protein, which translates to MTLSVTDLRVHYRTLRGPVKALDGVSFEVADGEIMGIAGESGCGKTTLGKALIRLDTRMEHVGGTVALDGEKLPIADDGAMRRHRYREVSLIPQYAMSAMNPTRKIGRMIRDLLAAHNVRYTEVLPELERRLDLVGLDAEVLKRYPIELSGGMKQRVVLVLSTLLNPSLLIGDEVTSALDVSSQKAVARALVEFRDHGFVRSMIVITHDISVLFQVADTILVMYAGHLAEKAPARTIIEEPLHPYTKMLIGALPKVGDRYEEQQLDGIEGRPPSLLNPPAGCRFRDRCPLSHDKCAEAPPFREVAEGHQVACWAVS; encoded by the coding sequence ATGACCCTTTCCGTGACCGACCTGAGGGTCCACTACCGCACCCTGCGCGGCCCCGTGAAGGCGCTCGACGGCGTCAGCTTCGAGGTGGCCGACGGCGAGATCATGGGCATCGCCGGGGAGTCGGGCTGCGGCAAGACGACCCTCGGCAAGGCCCTGATCCGCCTCGACACCCGCATGGAGCACGTGGGCGGCACCGTCGCCCTCGACGGGGAGAAGCTCCCCATCGCCGACGACGGCGCCATGCGCCGCCACCGCTACCGCGAGGTGTCCCTCATCCCGCAGTACGCGATGTCTGCGATGAACCCGACCCGCAAGATCGGCCGGATGATCCGCGACCTGCTGGCCGCGCACAACGTGCGGTACACGGAGGTGCTGCCCGAGCTCGAACGGCGTCTGGACCTGGTCGGCCTCGACGCCGAGGTGCTGAAGCGCTACCCGATCGAGCTGTCCGGGGGCATGAAGCAGCGCGTCGTGCTGGTGCTCTCCACGCTGCTCAACCCGTCGCTGCTGATCGGCGACGAGGTGACGTCCGCGCTCGACGTGTCCTCGCAGAAGGCCGTGGCCCGCGCGCTCGTCGAGTTCCGCGACCACGGGTTCGTGCGCTCGATGATCGTCATCACGCACGACATCTCCGTGCTGTTCCAGGTGGCCGACACGATCCTGGTCATGTACGCCGGGCACCTCGCCGAGAAGGCGCCGGCCCGGACCATCATCGAGGAGCCCCTGCACCCCTACACGAAGATGCTCATCGGGGCGCTGCCCAAGGTGGGCGACCGGTACGAGGAGCAGCAGCTCGACGGCATCGAGGGGCGACCGCCGTCGCTGCTGAACCCGCCCGCGGGCTGCCGGTTCCGCGACCGCTGCCCCCTGTCCCACGACAAGTGTGCCGAGGCGCCGCCGTTCCGCGAGGTCGCCGAGGGTCACCAGGTCGCGTGCTGGGCGGTGAGCTGA
- a CDS encoding ABC transporter ATP-binding protein — protein sequence MLTLSALDKVYKTGTFGTSDLHAVRHVSLDVQRGEVVSLIGESGSGKSTIGKMVLHLLDSTGGTITFDGQDVTRLGFRARRDYYRKVQGVFQDPFSSFNPIFKVDRTFETLRRTYFPRVSQSDWRGRLEEALGAVSLEPGDILGKFPHQLSGGQLQRLLIARALLLDIELLVADEIISMLDASTRIDVLNLLGELKSRGLGILFVTHDLSLGNYVSDRVVILYKGRIVEQGVTSAVFDDPLHPYTRDLLASVPHLDRTWDEVEAEESQRSARLAGRCLYHEALAAQGRALGEEADGGPAGGVPDDVGLVEHAPGHFVGCFRKAAEEECPAGA from the coding sequence ATGCTGACCCTCAGCGCCCTCGACAAGGTCTACAAGACGGGCACGTTCGGCACCTCCGACCTGCACGCCGTGCGACACGTCAGCCTCGACGTGCAGCGTGGCGAGGTGGTCTCCCTCATCGGGGAGTCCGGCAGCGGCAAGTCGACCATCGGCAAGATGGTGCTCCACCTGCTCGACTCCACGGGCGGCACCATCACGTTCGACGGGCAGGACGTGACGCGGCTGGGGTTCCGGGCCCGGCGGGACTACTACCGCAAGGTCCAGGGCGTGTTCCAGGACCCGTTCAGCTCGTTCAACCCCATCTTCAAGGTGGACCGGACGTTCGAGACGCTGCGGCGCACCTACTTCCCGCGGGTGTCCCAGTCCGACTGGCGTGGCCGGCTGGAGGAGGCGCTCGGGGCGGTCAGCCTCGAACCCGGCGACATCCTCGGCAAGTTCCCGCACCAGCTCTCCGGCGGGCAGCTCCAGCGCCTGCTCATCGCGCGCGCCCTGCTGCTCGACATCGAGCTGCTGGTCGCCGACGAGATCATCTCCATGCTCGACGCCTCCACCCGCATCGACGTGCTCAACCTGCTCGGCGAGCTCAAGTCGCGCGGCCTCGGCATCCTGTTCGTCACGCACGACCTCTCGCTCGGCAACTACGTCTCCGACCGCGTCGTCATCCTCTACAAGGGGCGCATCGTGGAACAGGGCGTCACCAGCGCCGTCTTCGACGACCCGCTGCACCCGTACACCCGCGACCTGCTCGCCTCCGTGCCGCACCTCGACCGCACCTGGGACGAGGTCGAGGCCGAGGAGTCGCAGCGGTCCGCGCGGCTCGCGGGGCGGTGCCTGTACCACGAGGCGCTCGCGGCCCAGGGGCGTGCGCTGGGCGAGGAGGCCGACGGCGGTCCGGCGGGCGGGGTGCCCGACGACGTCGGGCTGGTCGAACACGCGCCCGGCCACTTCGTGGGGTGCTTCCGCAAGGCGGCCGAGGAGGAGTGCCCGGCGGGGGCGTGA
- a CDS encoding L,D-transpeptidase — MSQRLRAWIWVAGVVAVALVGTAVWFGLRGGPDAAEAAPSASPSPSASPTPAKAEPQAAGYSLAALSTPDIDGMLPRELPLTKLDTLDGLPGKAAQPTKGRIPVWAEPDLTKPPVLALESDYYDADARWLVLEQNEDWVEVLIPYGRGALPSDDPAKVNGVSGWVAADQVVVEDEKRSLVIDLSDRTVTVTRGDGTTDELPIAIGAPETPTPLGVTQVFTVTEAVNTGMSVFLSLQSESLDGFYGTDYAATALHVGEGQGQAVSNGCLRLTPSDFERLTGLDPGVPVLIKE, encoded by the coding sequence ATGTCGCAGAGGCTTCGGGCCTGGATCTGGGTTGCCGGTGTCGTGGCGGTCGCACTCGTCGGTACGGCGGTGTGGTTCGGGCTGCGGGGCGGGCCCGATGCGGCCGAGGCGGCGCCGTCGGCAAGCCCGTCGCCGTCCGCCAGCCCGACGCCGGCCAAGGCCGAGCCGCAGGCCGCCGGGTACTCGCTCGCGGCCCTGTCCACGCCCGACATCGACGGGATGCTCCCCCGCGAGCTCCCCCTGACCAAGCTCGACACGCTCGACGGTCTGCCCGGCAAGGCCGCGCAGCCGACGAAGGGCCGCATCCCCGTGTGGGCGGAGCCCGACCTGACGAAGCCGCCCGTGCTCGCCCTGGAGTCCGACTACTACGACGCCGACGCTCGCTGGCTGGTGCTGGAGCAGAACGAGGACTGGGTCGAGGTGCTCATCCCCTACGGCCGCGGGGCGCTGCCGTCGGACGACCCCGCGAAGGTCAACGGGGTGTCCGGCTGGGTGGCCGCCGACCAGGTCGTGGTCGAGGACGAGAAGCGCTCGCTCGTGATCGACCTCTCGGACCGCACCGTGACCGTCACCCGTGGCGACGGCACGACGGACGAGCTCCCGATCGCGATCGGCGCGCCCGAGACGCCGACGCCGCTCGGGGTCACCCAGGTCTTCACGGTCACGGAGGCGGTGAACACCGGGATGTCGGTGTTCCTGTCGTTGCAGAGCGAGTCCCTCGACGGCTTCTACGGCACGGACTACGCCGCGACGGCGCTGCACGTCGGCGAGGGCCAGGGCCAGGCGGTCAGCAACGGCTGCCTCCGCCTGACCCCGTCCGACTTCGAGCGCCTCACCGGCCTCGACCCGGGCGTGCCGGTCCTGATCAAGGAGTAA
- a CDS encoding 5-formyltetrahydrofolate cyclo-ligase codes for MSGISVPTPQPYPVHPGMETGDAKEELRRAIRAQRGLRSARRRAEAASALADVIESIPEVRDAGCVAAYAARSAEPDMLPLLDRLADRGVRALLPVLGAGLARDWADYTGPDDLLERAPGRPPEPGGPALGTDAVKLADVVLAPALAVDSRGVRLGQGGGWYDRALTHLRPGAKVVAVVFPEEVYDAADHPLPREDHDIPVHAVATPADWRWLG; via the coding sequence ATGAGCGGCATCTCTGTTCCGACGCCACAGCCGTACCCCGTCCACCCCGGCATGGAGACAGGTGACGCCAAGGAGGAGCTCCGTCGCGCGATCCGCGCCCAGCGTGGCCTGCGGTCCGCCCGACGGCGGGCAGAGGCGGCCTCGGCCCTCGCCGACGTCATCGAGTCCATTCCCGAGGTGCGCGACGCCGGGTGCGTCGCGGCGTACGCGGCCCGCAGCGCGGAGCCCGACATGCTGCCGCTCCTGGACCGGCTGGCGGACCGCGGCGTCCGCGCGCTGCTCCCGGTGCTCGGCGCCGGCCTCGCGCGCGACTGGGCGGACTACACCGGCCCCGACGACCTGCTGGAGCGCGCTCCGGGCCGGCCGCCCGAGCCGGGCGGCCCCGCGCTGGGCACCGACGCCGTCAAGCTGGCCGACGTCGTCCTCGCGCCCGCCCTCGCCGTCGACTCCCGTGGGGTGCGGCTCGGGCAGGGCGGCGGCTGGTACGACCGCGCCCTGACCCACCTGCGGCCGGGCGCCAAGGTCGTCGCCGTCGTCTTCCCCGAAGAGGTGTACGACGCCGCGGACCACCCGCTGCCGCGCGAGGACCACGACATCCCGGTCCACGCCGTCGCGACCCCGGCCGACTGGCGCTGGCTGGGCTGA
- a CDS encoding helix-turn-helix domain-containing protein has product MAPADRTFPVTTVPTRRSRNLVLTGAISVALISTGSAYLAMVQFGIDVLAMSQGTAYATAGVFELSLVTVALLAREAARDNRPGGTLLALTWALSSASGVFAAWHEAYIGHPVGAVLFRFIVPLLAALMWHLALIGDRHLATGTSWSALRQSARMHALFLSTEDLFRAQSLNDGSRTARRRLTRAEAGRRRARSVALRTVPPTEMRAQVAAWCEALAAVGDGTADVARLHLADRQRLTGILVDEPMDGRSGDSRTEVGALDYERWAADAVAAEFGDRFDGRPGDGGRFVGAGVGPDGAGARLDGVGAGLDGGAQPVGVGARGDGSGEPDPDPERTAGRRTAALDMGRQGVTERAPEPDTIPDEVVDPVQAADRATANVREAMPARRPPRRNIGLGTREADQMLDLRAEGRPVREIAKEVGVSESTVRKRLREYEATGPIPIVKAR; this is encoded by the coding sequence GTGGCCCCCGCCGACCGGACGTTCCCCGTCACGACCGTCCCGACGCGCCGTTCCCGCAACCTGGTACTCACGGGCGCGATATCCGTCGCCCTCATCTCGACCGGGTCCGCGTACCTGGCGATGGTCCAGTTCGGCATCGACGTCCTCGCCATGAGCCAGGGCACCGCGTACGCGACCGCCGGCGTCTTCGAGCTGTCCCTGGTGACCGTCGCCCTGCTGGCCCGCGAGGCCGCGCGCGACAACCGGCCCGGCGGCACGCTGCTCGCCCTGACCTGGGCGCTCTCGTCGGCCTCCGGCGTGTTCGCCGCCTGGCACGAGGCGTACATCGGGCACCCCGTCGGCGCCGTGCTGTTCCGGTTCATCGTGCCGCTGCTCGCCGCGCTCATGTGGCACCTCGCCCTCATCGGCGACCGGCACCTCGCCACCGGCACGTCCTGGTCCGCGCTGCGGCAGTCCGCGCGCATGCACGCCCTGTTCCTCAGCACCGAGGACCTGTTCCGGGCGCAGAGCCTCAACGACGGGTCGCGGACCGCGCGCCGTCGGCTCACCCGCGCCGAGGCCGGCCGCCGTCGGGCCCGCTCCGTGGCCCTGCGCACCGTGCCACCCACCGAGATGCGTGCCCAGGTCGCGGCCTGGTGCGAGGCGCTCGCTGCGGTGGGCGACGGGACCGCCGACGTCGCCCGGCTGCACCTGGCCGACCGGCAGCGGCTCACCGGCATCCTGGTCGACGAGCCGATGGACGGCCGTAGTGGCGACTCGCGGACCGAGGTGGGGGCGCTCGACTACGAGCGCTGGGCCGCGGACGCGGTGGCCGCCGAGTTCGGGGACCGGTTCGACGGCAGGCCGGGTGACGGTGGGCGGTTCGTCGGCGCCGGCGTCGGGCCGGACGGTGCGGGTGCGCGGTTGGACGGCGTCGGGGCGGGGCTGGACGGCGGGGCGCAGCCCGTCGGCGTCGGCGCGCGTGGCGACGGCTCCGGCGAGCCGGACCCGGACCCGGAGCGCACCGCCGGGCGCCGGACCGCGGCCCTCGACATGGGCCGCCAGGGCGTGACCGAGCGCGCGCCGGAACCCGACACGATCCCGGACGAGGTCGTCGACCCGGTCCAGGCAGCGGACCGTGCCACGGCGAACGTCCGGGAGGCGATGCCCGCCCGCCGTCCGCCCCGCCGGAACATCGGGCTGGGCACGCGCGAGGCCGACCAGATGCTCGACCTGCGGGCCGAGGGCCGTCCGGTCCGGGAGATCGCGAAGGAGGTCGGCGTCAGCGAGTCGACCGTACGCAAGCGCCTGCGCGAGTACGAGGCGACGGGCCCGATCCCGATCGTCAAGGCGCGCTGA
- a CDS encoding RcpC/CpaB family pilus assembly protein: MGLLDTLAAPPAQAAPAAGFAPAARHEAPRGSGSRMPSRMPRTREARSVPSPAFRRARRILWRWRFALAALLFGLAATLTVHLLRPPPPPTVDVAVTTRSIAPGTLLSREDIEIRAVDADLAPPGVLLSWRDLLGRAAVVGLPAGAPLHATLVSDDGVSAAAPHGTVVVPVRLSDDAVADLLRPGDRVDLLAGTTSSSEPVGETRYLARGALVLPVPAAREPKDAGGLLGAAPDGEGPVTLVAVSPDDAPELSAVSGWGSVTAVLVP, encoded by the coding sequence ATGGGACTTCTCGACACGCTCGCCGCACCGCCCGCGCAGGCCGCGCCCGCCGCGGGGTTCGCACCAGCGGCACGCCACGAGGCGCCGCGCGGCTCCGGCTCGCGGATGCCGTCGCGGATGCCGCGGACCCGGGAGGCGCGGTCGGTGCCGTCGCCGGCGTTCCGGCGGGCGCGGCGCATCCTGTGGCGCTGGCGGTTCGCGCTCGCCGCGCTGCTGTTCGGGCTGGCCGCCACCCTGACGGTGCACCTCCTGCGCCCGCCGCCGCCCCCGACGGTCGACGTCGCCGTGACAACCCGCTCCATAGCGCCCGGAACCCTGCTGAGCAGGGAAGACATCGAGATACGGGCCGTCGACGCCGACCTCGCCCCGCCCGGCGTGCTGCTCTCCTGGCGTGACCTGCTGGGCCGCGCCGCCGTCGTCGGGCTGCCGGCAGGCGCCCCGCTGCACGCCACGCTCGTGTCCGACGACGGCGTCTCCGCCGCGGCCCCGCACGGCACGGTGGTGGTCCCGGTCCGTCTGTCCGACGACGCCGTGGCCGACCTCTTGCGACCCGGCGACCGGGTGGACCTGCTCGCCGGGACGACGTCGAGCAGCGAGCCGGTCGGCGAGACCCGCTACCTCGCCCGCGGTGCGCTGGTGCTGCCGGTCCCCGCCGCGCGCGAGCCGAAGGACGCCGGCGGGCTGCTCGGCGCGGCCCCGGACGGCGAGGGGCCCGTGACGCTCGTCGCGGTGAGCCCCGACGACGCCCCGGAGCTCTCGGCGGTGTCTGGCTGGGGCTCGGTGACGGCGGTGCTGGTGCCGTGA
- a CDS encoding GNAT family N-acetyltransferase produces the protein MAKPWPVTLREDTPTGTVVLRPLRRRDATDWSRLRAENAAWLERWEATSPGANRYIASTFGEYVRSLSAQARAGTSLPFGVELDGALVGQLTVASITWGSMCSASIGYWVSQSVAGRGVIPTGVAMATDYAFFLGLHRIEINIRPENKPSLRVVEKLGLRDEGVRERFLHIQGQWRDHRTFAVTREEVPEGLLARWQRLREAL, from the coding sequence GTGGCCAAGCCATGGCCGGTGACGCTGCGTGAGGACACACCGACGGGGACGGTCGTGCTGCGTCCGCTCCGGCGCCGGGACGCTACCGACTGGTCGCGGCTCCGGGCGGAGAACGCGGCCTGGCTGGAGCGCTGGGAGGCGACGTCGCCCGGTGCGAACCGCTACATCGCCTCGACGTTCGGCGAGTACGTGCGGTCCCTCTCGGCGCAGGCCCGTGCCGGCACGTCGCTCCCCTTCGGGGTGGAGCTCGACGGCGCGCTCGTGGGCCAGCTGACGGTCGCCTCGATCACCTGGGGCTCCATGTGCTCCGCGAGCATCGGCTACTGGGTCAGCCAGAGCGTCGCCGGGCGCGGCGTGATCCCGACCGGCGTCGCGATGGCCACGGACTACGCCTTCTTCCTGGGGCTGCACCGCATCGAGATCAACATCCGGCCCGAGAACAAGCCGAGCCTCCGCGTCGTCGAGAAGCTGGGCCTGCGGGACGAGGGCGTGCGCGAGCGGTTCCTGCACATCCAGGGCCAGTGGCGCGACCACCGCACCTTCGCGGTCACCCGCGAGGAGGTTCCCGAGGGGCTGCTCGCGCGCTGGCAGCGCCTGCGCGAGGCCCTGTAA